The Leptospira mtsangambouensis sequence TTTATACTTTTTTACTTACCAAGGATAGTTTCCAATTGGGGATTCTTCTCGGTTATGACAAAGAAACTTTTGTTCATTTTTTAAGAGAATCTTCAAAAGCGGATCTCGCTCAAAACTTACTCTTCTTACTGGATGACTGGGGTAACAATTTACCAATTGTTACCATTACAGAAGATTCCGTTCTCCTTAGAACGAAAGACTCTCAAGTGATGGAACTTCTACTTGGTCAAATCAAAGGGAAAAAATTTGTTTTGGAAGAAGTAAGCCCGACAGGAATCATCATCGAAAAGTCGAAGGTGATGGAAGTCATTGCCATTGCAGAAAAATTAAACATGATCATTCGATTGAATCGTTAGTTTAAAAAATCTAAAGATCCAATAAAAAAAGACCAACGTTTGTTGGTCTTTTTTTTGTACTCAGCTGAAATGAACGACTTCAAGATTCGTTTTAAAAATTATTTTTTTTCGCCAGCTGCGAGTTCTGGGTCAGTAACTTTGATTTTGTTTTTAAAATCCCATTTACGAAATGGAGAGACGGCATCCAAACGTTCTTGAGTGACAAAGAACAATCTTTCACCGTATTTTACAAGCCCACCCTTATAATAAGCATACTTGGTTTTGTGGTCTACCATTCCTACTTCCATGACCTTATTCCAATCTTCGCAGGTCTTTAAAGAAGGTACCTTTCGGAGATACAATTCCTTAATTGAGTTTTCTTTCACCGCATCGCGAAGTATTTTTTCCCATTCCATATTCGAATAGCCTTTCTTTCCTTACCTAAATTTCAATTTCATTTTTCTTTTTATGAGGGAGTAACTGAGGTGGACTGCTGAAAAAAACAAAAAATATTAGAAAAAGGGCCATGATTCGACAAGGACTCGGGCCGAATTGGAGATAAGGCGTAGATCTCTCCTTGGTCACTGTTGGTAAATCTAGGTAACCGATGGCTTTTTGGAATGTTTGTAAATCGCCCATCATTTCTCTTCCCCATGGATCAAAGGCAGTGGTGAGCCCTGTGACCGCAACACGAACCACGGGCCTCCCTGATTCTATGGACCGAAGCCTTCCTGCACCCGCATGTTGTTTGGTTTCCGTTAAACTTTCGAACCAGGAATCATTGGTAAGGTTCAGAATGAACTCTGAGGGAGAATGATTGACTATCTTTCGAACAAATTCAGGATAAAGGACTTCATAACAAATTAGCGGACTGAATGTAACGGTTTCACCAGTTTTTGTTTGGAACCCTAAAGCATCTGTTAGTTTTCCTGGAACGTGACGGCTTGTTTCTGGGAATATGGTTCGTAACCAAGGAAATTCTTTTTCCCCTGGTAAATACTCGCCAAAAGGTAATAACACTTGTTTGTAGCTTCTTTCAAATGTAAGGGACAACGGATGGAGGAGGGTGAGTGAATTCCTTGACCCCTGGTCCCAAACTAATTCATTAAAGGCGAGTGGGGTATTGCCGGCCTGAACCAAATTTGTTGTAATATCCACAAAACTTTTGCTATACGTTGAATTGTGATCTTCTGAATTTAAAGTACCCAAAAAGGGAATCGATGATTCTGGCATCACTAGCAAATCAATGGGTTTTGGAGAATTATGAATGGCTTCAAGTCCTATATCATAAACGGATTGAATGGTTTTTGTCATCCAATCTTGGTTTTCCTGAATTTCCCTCTTCGCATAAGGAGTGTTTGGTTGCAGTAAAGCTAGATGAATGGTTGGGCCCTGGGGTATGGTTTCTGCCAGAAAATAGAGATTGATCGAAAAAAAACAAAAAATGGGGAATAGATATGGAAGATAACTTTTTACTCCCTTGGTAGATTTCAAAAGCATCAAATAGAGAAGGGAGGCCGAAATCACAGAAACAAAACCCAAAACCTCAATCCCAAACCTTGCCATTTGGCGCCAAAGGATTTGGTTGCGAAACAAATCACCCCAATACACAGGAAATACCATAGGGCAAATCCAATCAGAAATTAAAAATAAAGAAGGAAGGACAAATAAAAATAAATGAATGTCCTTGATGGAGCGATGTTTGGTTAAAAAAACGGAACCAAAAAAAACAATTCCTATCTTATAAAAAGAAAGAAGTGCATAAACCAAAAAGAGAAAAGTGGAGATCATTACCCCTTGGCCAGAAATATTACGAATGGCATTCCAAATCCAATGAAAACTTGTCAATGTCACAAGTGCGGAAAACAAAATGGTGGCATAAAAGGTATCTTTCCAACTAGAAATTTTCGTTAGTTGTTTGGTGTAGTAAAGTAATAGAAAGATACAAAGAAACCCCGCAGAGGTAAGTCCGAAGGGTTCTAAGGCCAGCGCAAAGAGAATTGCGACTGGAAAAAGTAAAAGGATGGGGTATCTAATTTCCGGAATTTTTGAGTGTTTTCTCATATTCCATTCTTCTTGTGTATTCCTCTGCGAGTTCCTTACTACCCAAAGTTTGGATGCGAAGGTCCATTAGTTTTTTTTCACGTTCTGATTCAGAAAGATTAGGGTAGTTTTTTAATAGGTTTTTTTCTTCCACTTGGAGTTTCGAAATTTTTTCTTCTTCTTCTTTCATCTCCTTTAAAACCTTTTCCATCCTTTCGTTTCCGTCCTTCCCAAAATAACGAATTCGAACTTCTTTTTCTTTGTTTTCCCGATCCGAACTAGACAACTTAGAAAGTTCGATTTGTCTTAAGTCCATTTCTGTTTCGAACTTATCAAACTTAGGTTCCCTTGCTTCGACCGCATTGTAAAATGCTCCGAAAGATTTTTTGCGATAGTCTTCATACAAACGAATTCTTTCGTCTGCTTTTAGATTTTTGGTTTCATCTAAAAAGTTCTTTCTATTAAAACTAAAATCCGCAGTAGCTTCTTCTAGTCCGAAGATGAGTTCTGCATCTTCTTTCGCAAAATACTTTCGACGAAGTTGTTTGATTTGT is a genomic window containing:
- the lnt gene encoding apolipoprotein N-acyltransferase; the encoded protein is MRKHSKIPEIRYPILLLFPVAILFALALEPFGLTSAGFLCIFLLLYYTKQLTKISSWKDTFYATILFSALVTLTSFHWIWNAIRNISGQGVMISTFLFLVYALLSFYKIGIVFFGSVFLTKHRSIKDIHLFLFVLPSLFLISDWICPMVFPVYWGDLFRNQILWRQMARFGIEVLGFVSVISASLLYLMLLKSTKGVKSYLPYLFPIFCFFSINLYFLAETIPQGPTIHLALLQPNTPYAKREIQENQDWMTKTIQSVYDIGLEAIHNSPKPIDLLVMPESSIPFLGTLNSEDHNSTYSKSFVDITTNLVQAGNTPLAFNELVWDQGSRNSLTLLHPLSLTFERSYKQVLLPFGEYLPGEKEFPWLRTIFPETSRHVPGKLTDALGFQTKTGETVTFSPLICYEVLYPEFVRKIVNHSPSEFILNLTNDSWFESLTETKQHAGAGRLRSIESGRPVVRVAVTGLTTAFDPWGREMMGDLQTFQKAIGYLDLPTVTKERSTPYLQFGPSPCRIMALFLIFFVFFSSPPQLLPHKKKNEIEI
- a CDS encoding lipase secretion chaperone, with translation MNVKNLRYLSYAIGALLLIYVAFRIFSPSELETTNEENPNDKAESYFRTQSDGFSVDPFYLESAKTIFSADGQFLRFEEILARAKSGELNLVSELWNLRRQCPEGSTREQCHEYIKAFLQNEYGGEEAKRLVTMLSNYLKYEEAMVHLDPSSKSYTNQERYEQIKQLRRKYFAKEDAELIFGLEEATADFSFNRKNFLDETKNLKADERIRLYEDYRKKSFGAFYNAVEAREPKFDKFETEMDLRQIELSKLSSSDRENKEKEVRIRYFGKDGNERMEKVLKEMKEEEEKISKLQVEEKNLLKNYPNLSESEREKKLMDLRIQTLGSKELAEEYTRRMEYEKTLKNSGN